A genomic window from Phyllopteryx taeniolatus isolate TA_2022b chromosome 2, UOR_Ptae_1.2, whole genome shotgun sequence includes:
- the fgf7 gene encoding fibroblast growth factor 7: MRKWMLTWNLPNLFSGLYLHAVFLFSSACVVYSDCTPAQLAAIVNCSRHERHTRNYDYMEGGDVRIRQLFSRTQWFLTIDDEGNINGTQDPTNCYSILELRTVAEGGILAIKGIKSQHYISMNKAGQLQGKRAYNENCNFKEVFLENYFNAYSSAKWTKNGKEMFIALSQKGRPVRGKKTRREHVASHFIPMKCRDGERRAD; the protein is encoded by the exons ATGCGCAAATGGATGCTGACATGGAACCTTCCAAATCTGTTCTCGGGACTCTACCTGCATGCCGTCTTCCTATTCAGCAGCGCGTGTGTGGTCTACAGTGACTGCACTCCGGCGCAACTCGCTGCCATCGTGAACTGTTCGAGACACGAGCGTCACACTAGGAATTACGACTACATGGAGGGAGGAGATGTGCGGATCCGACAGCTGTTCAGCCGCACCCAGTGGTTCCTGACCATTGATGATGAAGGCAACATCAATGGGACGCAAGACCCAACCAACTGTTACA GCATCCTAGAGCTCAGGACAGTGGCTGAGGGGGGCATACTGGCTATCAAAGGCATTAAGAGTCAGCATTACATCTCCATGAACAAAGCTGGACAGCTGCAAGGGAAG AGGGCCTACAACGAAAACTGCAACTTCAAGGAGGTTTTCCTAGAAAACTACTTCAACGCTTACTCCTCGGCAAAGTGGACTAAAAATGGCAAAGAAATGTTCATAGCGCTGTCTCAGAAGGGACGGCCCGTGCGAGGGAAGAAGACGAGGAGGGAGCACGTCGCGTCGCACTTCATCCCCATGAAATGCAGGGACGGGGAGAGGAGGGCGGACTGA